The following DNA comes from Streptomyces sp. Ag109_O5-10.
TGCAGGGGGGTGACCACCGCGGTCATCCAGGACCACAGGGGCAGGCTTCCGAGGACCTTCTCCCGCAGCTCCGCCTCGTCGTCGGCGCACCACACCCCGATGCTCCGCAGTTCTCCGACCGGGCGCCACAACCGGTACAGGTGCCCCTGGGCTGCGAGTTCCTTCGCCCGCACCGCCTCGGCGGCCCGGATCCGGTCGACCTCGGATTGATCGGTGCCCTCGGGCACCGTGGTGGTGATCTCGACCAGGAATTCCTTCATGACCTCGTCTCCTCTCGGACCGGTCCCGGGGCGAGGGCTTCAGCCGGGCCCGGAATCCGTCGCCATGCCCCGCGGCTGGTTCCGGCCCGGGGACCTGCATGGTCGGCTCGTCGTCACCGGACGGCGAGCCGTCTCGGGTGCCGGGGGCGCTCCGCGCGAACACCGGCCGACACATGGCCGCCCGTCACGCGGCGGCCCAGGCCGGCCAGGAGCCGCGAAGTAGACGACCGGTCGCCTACGTTAGGCGGCCGGTCGTCACGTGTCAAAAGGCGAGCACTCGAAATGCGTCCCCTGGGGGCTTCTCTCCTACCGGGACACCTGCCCCGCCCTTCGCGCTCGGCAGGCCGGGAGGTCCGAACCGCTCCAGGCTGAGACTCACCGGTTCCCAGCACAGCTCACACGTGTGACGCTCACCGTCTGGAGAATCATCGCGAGCACCCCCTCGAAGAAGGCCGCCGTCATCGCCGGTGCCTCCCAGGGCATCGGCGCCGGTCTCCAGCTCGGCACACGTATGACGCTAACCGGTAGAAGGTGAGCTTGTGAATCGCCGATCGGGCCGGCCCCCGCACGGCGGGCATCGGCATGCCGAGGGGTGCCGACCTCCATGGACGTCGGCACCCCGTCACACGGGGCGCTCGTAGCAGGCCCAGGCCACGTGCGACTCGTGGAGGGTCACCGCGACCTGGGAGATGCCGAGCGCACTCCTGCCCAGCGCGCCCGCGTGGATCCGGTCGACGAGACGGTCGGCGATCAGCGCCGCCAGGTACTCCGTGGACGTGTTGATCCCCTTGAACTCCGCCTGGTCGTCGAGGTTGCGGTAGTTGAGATCACCTATCACCGCCCGGAGCTCCGCTCCGGCCAGGCCCATGTCGACGACGATGTTGTCGTCGTCCAGTTCAGGGCGGCGAAATGTGGCGTCCACGACGAACGTCGCCCCGTGCAGCCGCTGGGCAGGCCCGAAGACCTCGCCCCGGAAGCTGTGGGCGATCATCATGTGGTCACGGACGGTAATGCTGAACACCAGAACTCTCCCCAAACTCTGTGCTGTCGGAACCCGCGCCGCGGGCGGGTGGTGGCGACCTCTGCCGAAGACATGTCCGGCCGCCGAGCAGCGGTCGCGCACGGGACGTGTCAGCCGGGCGTCCTGAGACACGTGTGCATCTCGACGCGCCCGCCGGACCCGTGCGGGTCCGCCGGTCTCGCGGCCAAGACCGCCGGAGCGGAAGGAGCATACTCCTCGGGGTCGGCGGCGGAAGACGCCTCCCGCCGTCGGGAAGGACGGCCGACACTGGAGGTGTCTTCCGGCCCACACACGAGCACCTCGACGATCGCCGTCGTCACGGGCATGATCGGCCGACCGCTCGGTATGCCGCCACCCACAGCTGTAGGTAGCATGCGCAGCGTCATCGATGAGAGGGAGTGAACGGTTGTGACGAGCCAATCGGCCGCCACGCTCCGGTCGCGATATGTCGACCAGGCCGTGTCGGATCTTGCGGAAAATCGCCGACGGCAACGGGAATTGACCGAGAAAATCACGGCGTTGCAGCAGGAAGAGGCCCTGCTGATGGACATCCTGTCTCTCGCCGAACGATACGAAGGCCTGTCGGACTCGTCGCGACCGCCCGAGGAGACACAGAGCGAGTCGGTGCCCGGCCAGGGAAGGCATGTGAGCGGCGCCGTCCCCGGTGCGCCAGGCGGGGCACCGGAGCGGATGTCCGGGTCAGCCGGCAGGCGGAAGGCCGTGGGCGCGACCGGGTCCGGCACGGAGGAGAAGTCGCGTCACCCCTTGCTCGGAGACATCCTCATGGACCTGCTGCGTGGCCATGACGAACCACGCCTGGCCAAAGAGCTGCGGGACGAGCTCCTGGAGAAACACCCGGACCGGTCTCCGACACCCCAGGTGGTGCGGAACACCCTCGAGTCACTGGTGGCAAAAGGACGCGTCCGTCGGCACCGCCAGAAGCGCTCGGTGTTGTACACCCCTCGCGAGCCCGAAGAGCGCGTCGCCTCCGGGACCGGCGCGGACGCCGGCTGACCGGGCGGACCGACGCACCAGGTCAGATCATGCGGTCGGCGGGCAGAACGCGTGCGGGGCACATCAGCACGCACCAGCACCAAGTTCGCCCTGCAACCATGTAACGACTCAATGCGGGAATCCCTTCGGCGTCACTCAAGCCGTACACACGGCGGCTGTAACGTGCGTGCGCCATTTAGGCTGTGCTCATGGCAGACGTGACGACCATCGAACCCCTCAACAGTGACGAGGAGGCGTTCCTGCGAGCCCTGGGCAGAGTGATGACGCTCCTGCCCCGCGTAGTCGACGCGGACATGCTCGCAGAACATTCGGTCACCGGTACCGAGTATATGGTTCTGGTGCACCTCTCGGAGGCGCCGCACAACCAGATGCGGATGAGTGAGCTCGCCGGCATGTGCGGACTGTCACTGAGCGGTATGACCAGGGTGGTGACCCGGCTGGAGTCGCAGTCGCTGGTGACCCGGCGCAAGGCGCCGGACGACGGCAGGGCGTGGCTGGCCGTCCTGACCGATGCCGGATGGACGCAGTTGAAGCAGGCATGGCCCACCAACCTCGCGAGCGTACGACGTCACGTCTTCTCACGCTTGGAAGGCTGTGACGTCGCCGCTGCCGCCAAGGTCCTGGACCGCATAGCGCCCAGCTGACGGTCAGCACGCCGACGGAGCCTCTCGGGTATGCCGGAAGACTCACGAGGCTCGGTCCGTCACACTCGTCCGCGCCCGGCGCTCGCGTTCCCCGTGTACCCACGCCACCAGCTGTCGGGCCACCTCTGCCGCCGACGGCATGACAACGATGTCGTCCTGGATGCGGGCCGCCGCGGCGGCGAACCGTGGTTCGGACAGCAGCAGCTCGATCCCCGACGCGATCATCGCGGGGTCCGCGGTCCGGGCCGGGAACACGATCCCCGCCCCGGCCGAAGCGAGGCGCGCCGCCCGCTCCCGCTGCTCGGGCGACTCCGCGACGACGACAGCGGGGATACCGCGGGCAACAGCGGCCAGCGTGATCTCCGGGCCGCCGTCGTGGACCACCGCGCGGACGGCCTCCCAGTCGTCGTCGGCCGGGAAGCCGCCGCACAGCCGTATCCGGCCGTGTTCCGCACCGAGCTCCTCGGCCCGCCTGTCCCCCGCGACCACCGCCAGGTCGACCTGCAGCGTGCGCAACGAACGGACCACCGAACCGAGTTCCAGCGACGTCTCGGCCTCCGCACCGAGGCCGACCAGCACCAGTGGCCGTCCGGTGGCGGCGCGTGGGTGCTTCAGCGGGCTCCCGGCCGGCCTCAGGGCGGGTTCGGGTCTCAGCGCGATGCGGTCAGGGGGATGCTGCCACCCCTCGCGCTGCAGGCTCGGCGGGCACAGATCCAGCAACCGGTGCCCGGCGGGCACCCGGGAGGGCGGTCGAAGACCGCGATCGGCATAGCGCGGGCGTACCGCTGCCGTGAGGGCGTCGAGTTCTTCCGGGTCCGGCACAGGACCCGTGACCGCCACCGCGCACAGCACGCCGAGCACGCTCGCGACCAACGGGCCCACGAAGTCGCGGTCTTCGCAGATGATCAGGTCGGGCGCCCAGCCATGCGCCCGATCCACCGCCTCGTCCGCCATGAGATCCACCCGCGCTCCGGCGAAGAGCTCCACCGTGAGCTCCCTGTCCGAGCTGAACAGGATGTCGGCGCCGAGCCGTCGGGCGACCTCGGCGGTCAACTCATCTGAACCCGGCCCGAGGGACATCACCTCGAAGCCCTCCGGTTCAAGCCAGGGGGCCGCCTCCGCGGCAGTCGAGAAGGCGACCTCGTGACCTTGCCGGATCAGCTCTCGGGCCAGCGGCAACATCGGCAGGAGACGTCTGCGGAGAGGGGTGCTGAAGAAGAGAATGCGCACGGTGGGGACTTCCTGACTCGGCGTCGCCCCAGGCCGACCCGGCCACTGGCCGACCCGCGGGAGCGCGCCGGCCCGCTGCCCGCGGCGTACCGCCGAGGCGGCATCACCACGAGGGCGACTGTTTCGATTGGCTCGTTACACGCGTAGGGCGCGGACCCCCCCCCGCGTGTGCGTGTGTGCGAGCGCCGCCCGACATGCGGCGGCGGTCAACCGGCGGTGCGATCTCACGCAGTCGGCACGGTCGCCGTCGTGGCGGCCGCCTGAGCCGCCTGAGCCGCCTTGGTCGTCACTTCCGCGGCCGCCCGGGAGGCCCGCCCCGTGACCTTCCAGGCGAGCATGCTCATCCCCGCCGCCGGTGTGGGGGGAAAGACCCCCAGCTGACCGAGCATCGCGATGTCGTCGCGTACCGCCTCGTGCCGGATGACCTTGCCGTCCCGCAGGTCGAGGACATGAATCTGCTCGAAGTCGATCTCCCGGCCGGTGGGCGGCACCACCTGGTCCACCGCACCGTCCTTGAACAGGACGAAGGCGCCGCTGTGACGGCCCTGCATCCGCAGCCGGACCCACACCTGGTCGTCATTGTGGATCGTCTCCAGGAAGGGCAGCCGCAGTTCCTCGAACGCGGACCGCATCCACGCGCTCGATGCCAGCACACCCGCGGGGCCGGCGATGCGGCACGCCGCGGGGGCCACGGACGCCTCGCGGTTGTGGAATTCCTCGTGCACTACTCGGACGGCCAGCGCGGGATCCCCTGTCTCAAGCACTTTGAAGAGTCCCGCGGCGAGGTCCGTGGCAGTCGTTCCCATGGTGTAGACGCTCCATCTGGGGGTGTTCGGCCGACGTCCGGGGGACAACGATGCCGCCCTCACATGACCTGGCACCGTTCCCGGTCCTGCGGGGCGCTTCGCGGCGCCGCCGCCGACATGACGGTCTCGTCACCGGAGCGGCCGCGGACGGCGAGCAAGCAGTGCTGCCCCTGTCGACTGTCGACCAAGTTGATTGACGCCGCAAGTTTAACGGCACGGTCACACACTCCATGCCGACCGACTGGTTGGCACGGTGGCCCCCGCCCGGTCCGACAACCCTGCACACCGGCCGCCACCTGCGGTTTCTCTCATCCTTAGGGTGAAGTCTGGAGCGCTCGACCACCGCCGTAGTCGTTCTGGTCACACTTCCACGGAACGTGCATGGTGTGATTCCATACCGACAGCGGCCGAGCGGACGGCTCCCGCCGTCCGTCTCGTCACAACCCGAGATCCAACGCCAGGCAGGAGAAGTGGTTCCAGGAGCCCTCGGCGTTGTAGGAGACGATCTCCGCGCCGCTCGGTGCGGCCTTCTTCTCCTCGACCATCTCCTGGAACCGGACACGTTCCGGCAGCTTGCCGAACCTGGCGAGCCGCGCCGCCGCTGCCGCGTCCGTCGCTGAGTCGTTTGCCACGGTGTCCTCGCTCTCGTCACGTCGAACCGCTTCGCGCGGCCCGGTGACCACAAGGCTGCACCCGAGTGCGTCACCAGTCAAGGCGGTGACGATTGCGTTCGCATCACACCGCAAGAAGGCGGGGAACCAAGTCGTCACCGAAAACGTGGCACCGTCACGTTTTTCTCGTACGTGTGAAAGGTGAACGCACGGCACGGATGAAACGACTCCGAGGTCACCGCGTCGTGCGACGTTCACCACACCCCGTGGCACACATCGGTCAGCGCACCCACCCCACCGCGGCACGACCGGCGAGACGCTCCCAGGACTATGGGGGACGCACCGGAACCGGGTGGGGAGGCCGGGCCGGAACGGCGATGGGCGAGCCGGCCACGAAGACGCACGTCCCCCCTCCGTGTGACGCACGCCATGGGAACCTGCCCCGCCGATTGGACAAAGCCTCACGTGGACTACTCATTGCACACCCGGATACGGGCTGGCGACCCCGAGGCGTTCCGCGAGCTCTTCCGTGACCACGCCCGACTGGTTCACCGGCACGCGGTACGCGTGACCGGGGACTGGAGCGGCGCCGAGGACATCGTCTCGCTGACCTTCTTGGAGGCATGGCGACTGCGCGCCAAACTGCGGGACGAGGGCGACAGCCCGCGCCCCTGGTTGATGGGCATCGCCGTGAACGTACTGCGCAACACCACCCGCGCCGCGCGCCGCCATCAGCGGGCCCTGCAGCGCCTGCCGGCCAGGGAAACGGTCCCGGACTTCGCCGACGCACTCGTCGGCCGTATGGCCGATGCCGACGAACTGGCCGCAGCCCAGCGCGCGCTGAGGAAGATGAACCGGAGTGAGCGCGAGGTCTTCACGCTCTGTGTGTGGTCCGGACTCGGCTACGCGGAAGCTGCGGCCGCGCTCGGCGTCCCGGTCGGCACCGTGCGCTCGCGCCTGTCCCGGGCTCGCAGACGGCTGAGCAGGCTGGCCGAGGAGGAGCTGAGGAGACGCAGGGAACCGCCGCCGCGCAACGGACAAGTACAGGGCGGCCGCGGTTCCGCGGCCCGGTCACACGAGTCGTACGAGGAGAGGTCCGAATGATCCGCAAGAAGTCACGGCCCGAGGGGCCGCTGGACTACGCGGAGCTGGCCCGTTTGCTGCCGGCACCGGGAGACCCACACCTGTCGCTCGACCGTCATCTGCTTCTCGAGGAGCACCTGATGAACGAGATCCAGCCCACCGCGGCCGTCCCGGCGCCCTCCCGCCGCCCCGCACGCCGTGTCCTGGTGATCGGTGTCCCGGCCACCGCGGCCACCCTGGCCGGCGCGTTCGCGTTCACCGCGCTGACCAACTCCGGGGGCGGTGATCCGGCCGCGGCCACCCCGCCCCCGGTCGCGGCGCCGGTCGTCCGCGTCGAGCCCGGCAGCACGGCCCAGCTCGCCTCCACCGTCGAGCACATCGCGGCCGCCGCGACGGCCCGCACGATGCCCGAACCCGGGCCGGGCCAGTACGTCTACGTGAAGAGCGAGGTCTCCTACCTGACCGTCTCCCACACCGACACGGACGACTCCAAGGCCTGGGTCCAGCCCCTGCACATCCGCGAGGTCTGGAAATCCCCCGACGGCAAGCACGGCTGGCTGGACGAGCCCGGCTACCAGGCCAAGGGCGGCACCACCATCGACAGCGCCGTCGAGAACAGCTTGACCGCTCCCTCCTACGACTACCTCAAGACCCTGCCCACCGACCCGGACGCCCTGCTGAAGAAGATCTACAAGGAGACCAGGGGCCAGGGGAACTCCCCGGACCAGCAGGCGTTTTCCACGGTCGGCGACCTCCTCGACGAACAGCTCGCACCGGCGAAGCTGAACGCGGCGCTGTACCGGGCCGCGGGCAGGATCCCCGGGGTAGTCGTGGTGAAGCATGCCAAGGACGCCGCGGGACGCGAGGGCATCGCCCTGGCCCACGTCGACCAGAAGACCGGCGAGCGCACCGAGTGGATCTTCGACCCCGAGACGTACGCCTACCTCGGCAGTCGTGCCGTCCAGGTGGAGCAGGCAGACGGCGTCGAGCCCGGCACGGTCACCGAATCCACCGCCGTGCTGGAGCGAGCTGTCGTCGACGCCCAGAAGCAGCGCCCCGGTGCGGAGGGTGGCCGTGCATGAGAACGTGATCGCCGCGTCGGGCGGTGCGTACGTGGCCACTTGCGCGGTGTCCGTCGCGCGCGGGCGCCGCACGGCCGGCCGGAGCTGACGGCAGGCAGCGCAACACGCCGGGGAAGCAGCCCGCTCGGGCGAGTCGCGGGCGGCCTGCTCGTACGGCGAACTGCTCGGTGAACGGGCCGCTACCGGCGCCCGGGCATGCAGCGGCCGGTGGCTGGACACCGCGTTCCCGGACCGGTTCCGGGGGCATCAGGTCCCGGCTGGGCGGCAGAGCCGTGGTGCTGGTATCGGAGAACGGGGGCCGACCAGGGTTCTGGGACTCATGGGACACGGGCGCTCCCCGATGTCCTTCCGCGCCGACCACTCGGTGGTCGAGGACCTGCCGTCGATCTCCAGCCCGCGGCAGGCTGTGGGCGCCGAAACGCCGGTCCCTGGCGATGGCGAGGCCCGAGCAGGCGGTTCACGGACAACGCAGCGCGCAGGTCTGGCCGGGAGCTGCGGGGTCAGGATCCACCAGGAAAGCCGGACCCGTCGATCTCAGCGCTCGTGCCGAGGCCGACGGGCCGTCCAGAGCCGTCCACCCGGGGAACATGAAGATCGACGGCGGGTGTCCACCCGCCAGTGCGAGGCGGAGATCGCCCCGGCGCTCGTCCGGCAGCCAGACCGCCGACGCCGCGGCGCTCGGTCGGCGACCGGCCTCGCGGGCGGTGCCGTGGAGGACGTCGGGGAGATCCGCATCGCGTACGGTCGCCCACCACCTGTCCGTGCCGCTCGGCTAGCATGACGAAGCAGCGGGACTCCACCGTGCCCTCACTGGAACAGCGGCGTCTCGGCGAACAGACTCTTGAGCTCCTGCAGCGATTCCGGACCGTCCTTGACGTCGAACAGGTCGGAGCAGCCGGAGATCTGTGCGGTCGTCAATTCGTCAATTCCCCCGCGCATTTCCACGTGTTACCGGCGCGCACCCTGAAGCCCGCCCCAGGCACGCACTTCGACGGGCTCGCCCCCCGTGCACCTCGCGTGAACGTTGTCATGACAGGCGACCGCACACCTACGACCTGTTTTCTCACTGCTGAGAGGCGGCGCCTTGCACATGTCTCGGGGCCCACAGCTCCCAGGCGATGCCGTCGGGGTCGGTCACGGAGATGAACTCCGCGTAGCCGGCGTCCCGTACACGCGAACGGGATACTCCGAGGTCGTCCAGGCGTCGGGCCCAGTCGTCCAGGGCGGTCCGGTCGGTGACGGCGAGCGAGAAGTGGTCGAGTCCGGTGCGGGAAGGATCGAACATGTCGCCACTGCGTCGCAGGGGTTCGTGGACGGCCAGGGCGAGCCCACTGTCGGCGTGCCGCATGAGCTGCCGGGGATGTCCTGCCTCGGCAGGCCCGGGCCGCACCCCGCCGACGGGCTCGAATCCCAGTACGCGCTCGTACCAGTCGACGCTGGTGTCCATGGAGCGCACCACGATGGCGATGTGGGCGATCCCGGTGAACGTGCTCATGTTGCGTTGTTCCCCTCTCATGGTGCCGTCGGAGGAACCGACCGGAGCCGGGCAGACGGGCGGCGACGGCGGGCGACGGAGGCGGAAGGGAGGCGTCGTCACGGCGCCCGGAGTAGTGCTGCGCCCGGCGTGTTCCGCCTTCGCGCCGAGGGCACCGCGACCGACTAAGCGACCGGTCGACTTGTCATGAAACGTACGTGGCCGAGCAATGGGAGTCAAAGCCCCCGACCGCCTGGGCCGGGGCTCGTCTCCTCCCACGTGGTAGGCACGAACTCCCAGGACGTCGGATGCGGCCGGGACGAGTGCATCCGTAGGCGCCGGCTCTCGATCAAGATCCGGACCGCTTCCGGGCCCTTCGGCTGGCCGGTCCCCGCTTCGATCGGGTCAATTTTCGCTGGTCGACGATCGAGCCTTCGCGCTGCTTTCCGACGCCCAAGGGAGTCTCGCCCGGAGCAGTCGTGGAACGAACGGCGCCGAACGACATCACGCCACGAGCCACCGGAAGGTGGGCACCGCTTTCACCCCCCGCCTGTTCCGGCCGTCGGCGTGACGCGATCGTGCCGAGGCACCCGCTGCGGGTATTCCGCTCCGTCGGGAAGCGGAGATCCCACAGGCAATGGATCATCCCGTCCCGATCTCCGGGTACCGTCAGGGTATGAGTCATCCACACCCCGAGCTGAAAGCCGCGCCGCCCCTTCCCGAAGGAGGGCTGCGGGTCATCGCCCTGGGCGGCCTGGGTGAGATCGGCCGCAACATGACCGTCTTCGAGCACGCGGGCAAGCTGCTCGTCGTCGACTGCGGCGTACTGTTCCCCGAGGAGACCCAGCCAGGCGTGGACGTGATCCTGCCGGACTTCACCTCGATCCGGGACCGGCTGGACGACATCGTGGCCGTTGTCCTCACCCACGGCCACGAGGACCACATCGGCGGCGTGCCGTACCTGCTGCGGGAGCGGTCCGACATTCCCGTCGTCGGCTCCAAGCTGACCCTGGCGTTCCTGGAGGCCAAGCTCAAGGAACACGGCATCCGGCCGCGCACGGTGCGGGTGCGGGAGGGCGACCGGCGCGGTTTCGGGCCCTTCGACTGCGAGTTCGTGGCGGTCAACCACTCCATCCCCGACAGCCTCGCGGTCGCGATCCGCACCCGGGCCGGGATGGTGCTGCACACCGGCGACTTCAAGATGGACCAGTTCCCTCTCGACGACCGCATCACCGATCTGCGCGCCTTCGCCCGCCTCGGCGAGGAGGGCGTGGACCTGTTCCTCACCGACTCCACCAACGCCGAGGTGCCCGGCTTCACCACCTCCGAGCGAGAGCTGAACCCGGCGATCGAGCAGGTGATGCGCACCGCGCCGCGCCGCGTCATCGTCTCCAGCTTCGCCAGCCACGTGCACCGCATCCAGCAGGTCCTGGACGCCGCCCACCAGCACGGCCGCAAGGTCGCCTTCGTCGGCCGGTCGATGGTCCGCAACATGGGCATCGCCCGTGACCTGGGCTATCTGAAAGTCCCCTCCGGTCTGGTCGTGAGCACGAAGGAACTGGAGAAGCTCCCGGACCACAAGATCACACTGGTGTGCACCGGCTCCCAGGGCGAACCGATGGCCGCGCTGTCACGGATGGCCAACCGCGACCACATGATCCGCATCGGCAAGGACGACACCGTCCTGCTCGCCAGCTCCCTCATCCCCGGCAACGAGAACGCCATCTACCGGGTGATCAACGGACTCACCCGGTGGGGCGCCCACGTGGTCCACAAGGGCAACGCCAAGGTGCACGTCTCCGGGCACGCCAGCGCCGGCGAACTCGTCTACTGCTACAACATCGTCAAACCCCGCAACGTCATGCCCGTGCACGGCGAATGGCGCCACCTGCGGGCCAACGCCGACCTCGCCATCCGCACCGGTGTCGACCCCGAACGGGTCGTCATCGCCGAGGACGGCGTAGTCGTCGACCTGGTCGACGGGCGCGCGTCCATCACCGGCAAGGTCCCCGCCGGCAACGTCTACGTCGACGGCATGGAAGTCGGCGGCGCCACCGAAGCGTCCCTCAAGGACCGCCTCACCCTCGCCGCCGAA
Coding sequences within:
- a CDS encoding muconolactone Delta-isomerase family protein → MKEFLVEITTTVPEGTDQSEVDRIRAAEAVRAKELAAQGHLYRLWRPVGELRSIGVWCADDEAELREKVLGSLPLWSWMTAVVTPLQPHPNDPGRAS
- a CDS encoding 6-carboxytetrahydropterin synthase; translation: MFSITVRDHMMIAHSFRGEVFGPAQRLHGATFVVDATFRRPELDDDNIVVDMGLAGAELRAVIGDLNYRNLDDQAEFKGINTSTEYLAALIADRLVDRIHAGALGRSALGISQVAVTLHESHVAWACYERPV
- a CDS encoding BlaI/MecI/CopY family transcriptional regulator — its product is MTSQSAATLRSRYVDQAVSDLAENRRRQRELTEKITALQQEEALLMDILSLAERYEGLSDSSRPPEETQSESVPGQGRHVSGAVPGAPGGAPERMSGSAGRRKAVGATGSGTEEKSRHPLLGDILMDLLRGHDEPRLAKELRDELLEKHPDRSPTPQVVRNTLESLVAKGRVRRHRQKRSVLYTPREPEERVASGTGADAG
- a CDS encoding MarR family winged helix-turn-helix transcriptional regulator, whose protein sequence is MADVTTIEPLNSDEEAFLRALGRVMTLLPRVVDADMLAEHSVTGTEYMVLVHLSEAPHNQMRMSELAGMCGLSLSGMTRVVTRLESQSLVTRRKAPDDGRAWLAVLTDAGWTQLKQAWPTNLASVRRHVFSRLEGCDVAAAAKVLDRIAPS
- a CDS encoding glycosyltransferase, with amino-acid sequence MRILFFSTPLRRRLLPMLPLARELIRQGHEVAFSTAAEAAPWLEPEGFEVMSLGPGSDELTAEVARRLGADILFSSDRELTVELFAGARVDLMADEAVDRAHGWAPDLIICEDRDFVGPLVASVLGVLCAVAVTGPVPDPEELDALTAAVRPRYADRGLRPPSRVPAGHRLLDLCPPSLQREGWQHPPDRIALRPEPALRPAGSPLKHPRAATGRPLVLVGLGAEAETSLELGSVVRSLRTLQVDLAVVAGDRRAEELGAEHGRIRLCGGFPADDDWEAVRAVVHDGGPEITLAAVARGIPAVVVAESPEQRERAARLASAGAGIVFPARTADPAMIASGIELLLSEPRFAAAAARIQDDIVVMPSAAEVARQLVAWVHGERERRARTSVTDRAS
- a CDS encoding ester cyclase; its protein translation is MGTTATDLAAGLFKVLETGDPALAVRVVHEEFHNREASVAPAACRIAGPAGVLASSAWMRSAFEELRLPFLETIHNDDQVWVRLRMQGRHSGAFVLFKDGAVDQVVPPTGREIDFEQIHVLDLRDGKVIRHEAVRDDIAMLGQLGVFPPTPAAGMSMLAWKVTGRASRAAAEVTTKAAQAAQAAATTATVPTA
- a CDS encoding RNA polymerase sigma factor, coding for MDYSLHTRIRAGDPEAFRELFRDHARLVHRHAVRVTGDWSGAEDIVSLTFLEAWRLRAKLRDEGDSPRPWLMGIAVNVLRNTTRAARRHQRALQRLPARETVPDFADALVGRMADADELAAAQRALRKMNRSEREVFTLCVWSGLGYAEAAAALGVPVGTVRSRLSRARRRLSRLAEEELRRRREPPPRNGQVQGGRGSAARSHESYEERSE
- a CDS encoding CU044_5270 family protein, with amino-acid sequence MIRKKSRPEGPLDYAELARLLPAPGDPHLSLDRHLLLEEHLMNEIQPTAAVPAPSRRPARRVLVIGVPATAATLAGAFAFTALTNSGGGDPAAATPPPVAAPVVRVEPGSTAQLASTVEHIAAAATARTMPEPGPGQYVYVKSEVSYLTVSHTDTDDSKAWVQPLHIREVWKSPDGKHGWLDEPGYQAKGGTTIDSAVENSLTAPSYDYLKTLPTDPDALLKKIYKETRGQGNSPDQQAFSTVGDLLDEQLAPAKLNAALYRAAGRIPGVVVVKHAKDAAGREGIALAHVDQKTGERTEWIFDPETYAYLGSRAVQVEQADGVEPGTVTESTAVLERAVVDAQKQRPGAEGGRA
- a CDS encoding VOC family protein; its protein translation is MSTFTGIAHIAIVVRSMDTSVDWYERVLGFEPVGGVRPGPAEAGHPRQLMRHADSGLALAVHEPLRRSGDMFDPSRTGLDHFSLAVTDRTALDDWARRLDDLGVSRSRVRDAGYAEFISVTDPDGIAWELWAPRHVQGAASQQ
- a CDS encoding ribonuclease J, whose amino-acid sequence is MSHPHPELKAAPPLPEGGLRVIALGGLGEIGRNMTVFEHAGKLLVVDCGVLFPEETQPGVDVILPDFTSIRDRLDDIVAVVLTHGHEDHIGGVPYLLRERSDIPVVGSKLTLAFLEAKLKEHGIRPRTVRVREGDRRGFGPFDCEFVAVNHSIPDSLAVAIRTRAGMVLHTGDFKMDQFPLDDRITDLRAFARLGEEGVDLFLTDSTNAEVPGFTTSERELNPAIEQVMRTAPRRVIVSSFASHVHRIQQVLDAAHQHGRKVAFVGRSMVRNMGIARDLGYLKVPSGLVVSTKELEKLPDHKITLVCTGSQGEPMAALSRMANRDHMIRIGKDDTVLLASSLIPGNENAIYRVINGLTRWGAHVVHKGNAKVHVSGHASAGELVYCYNIVKPRNVMPVHGEWRHLRANADLAIRTGVDPERVVIAEDGVVVDLVDGRASITGKVPAGNVYVDGMEVGGATEASLKDRLTLAAEGVVTVVAIVDADTGALAEAPDFLARGFVHDDATFEPVIPVIEKTLATAAEEGVGDARQLEQLLARAVANWAFRTYRRKPLIIPVIIDA